The Anolis carolinensis isolate JA03-04 chromosome 1, rAnoCar3.1.pri, whole genome shotgun sequence genome window below encodes:
- the rasgrp3 gene encoding ras guanyl-releasing protein 3 isoform X3: protein MGSNTLGKTATLDELLTTCIKMFDREGELSNNYLPRTFLLMHRWYLSSTELASRLLSLYRNANGENCSEIRLKICYFMRFWILEFPAEFNLDLGLVRLTEEFQELASHLGFEDHIHLLDISSIPSYDWMRRVTQRKRTSKKGKACLLFDHLEPIELAEHLTFLEHKSFRRISFTDYQSYVIHGCLDNNPTLERSIALFNGISKWVQLMVLSKPTPQQRAEVITKFINVAQKLRYLQNFNTLMAVVGGLSHSSISRLKETHSHLSSEVTKDWNEMTELVSSNGNYCNYRKAFADCVGFKIPILGVHLKDLIAVHVIFPDWIDENKVNIVKMQQLSVTLSELVSLQTASHHLEPNMDLINLLTLSLDLYHTEDDIYKLSLVLEPRTSKSQPTSPTTPNKPVVPLEWASGVIPKPDPSIINKHIQKLVESVFRNYDHDHDGYISQEDFESIAANFPFLDSFCVLDKDQDGLISKGEMMAYFLRAKSQLQCKMGPGFIHNFQEMTYLKPTFCEHCAGFLWGIIKQGYKCKDCGANCHKQCRDLLVLACRKFARGTSLSSNHGSLPNSPSLPAVQDEVFNFPSVAPQNQDLVSRAITLVTGSSQKISVHLQRVTTSQATQTEPLWHEPGWGDSGSHTFPKMKSKFHGKSGKTKGFAKWENEKPSIQANMDIPVATTTQGLNQNGNETLLERQEMQAS, encoded by the exons ATCGTGAAGGAGAACTAAGTAATAATTATTTACCAAGAACCTTCCTTTTAATGCACCGATGGTATCTATCCTCAACAGAACTGGCAAGCAGACTTCTCTCCCT ATATAGAAATGCCAATGGAGAAAACTGCAGTGAAATCCGCTTAAAAATCTGCTACTTCATGAG ATTCTGGATTTTAGAATTTCCTGCAGAATTTAATCTGGACCTTGGTTTGGTTCGTCTTACTGAGGAGTTTCAAGAATTAGCCAGCCATCTAGGCTTCGAAGATCACATTCACCTTCTTGATATTTCTAGCAT CCCTTCTTATGACTGGATGCGAAGAGTCACACAAAGGAAAAGAACTTCAAAGAAGGGCAAAGCGTGCTTGCTCTTTGATCACCTGGAACCTATTGAACTTGCTGAGCATCTCACCTTTTTGGAGCATAAATCTTTCAGGAGAATCTCT TTTACAGATTATCAGAGTTACGTGATCCACGGCTGTCTTGATAACAACCCAACTCTGGAAAGATCAATTGCTTTATTTAATGGCATCTCTAAATGGGTCCAGCTGATGGTTCTTAGCAAGCCCACCCCACAGCAAAGAGCAGAGGTCATTACAAAATTCATCAATGTTGCACAG AAACTTCGGTATCTCCAAAATTTCAATACCCTGATGGCTGTCGTGGGAGGACTAAGTCATAGTTCTATTTCACGTCTCAAAGAAACACATTCTCACCTTTCTTCAGAAGTTACCAAG GATTGGAATGAAATGACTGAACTAGTCTCCTCCAACGGAAACTACTGCAACTACCGCAAAGCTTTTGCTGATTGTGTTGGCTTCAAAATCCCAATCTTAGGAGTCCATTTGAAGGACCTGATAGCAGTTCATGTCATATTTCCAGACTGGATCGATGAGAACAAAGTCAACATTGTGAAAATGCAGCAGCTTTCAGTCACCTTGAGCGAGCTGGTTTCCCTGCAGACTGCTTCTCACCATCTAGAACCAAACATGGACTTAATTAACCTGCTAACA CTTTCTCTGGATCTCTACCACACAGAAGATGATATCTACAAACTTTCCCTTGTGTTGGAACCAAGGACATCTAAATCA CAGCCTACCTCTCCAACAACCCCTAACAAACCTGTGGTGCCCCTTGAGTGGGCGTCTGGAGTAATACCAAAGCCTGATCCAAGCATAATCAACAAACATATCCAAAAGCTAGTTGAG TCTGTTTTTAGAAACTATGACCATGATCATGACGGCTATATTTCCCAAGAAGACTTTGAAAGTATAGCAGCTAATTTTCCTTTCTTGGACTCATTCTGTGTATTAGACAAAGATCA agatgGTCTTATCAGCAAAGGAGAAATGATGGCTTATTTTCTGAGGGCCAAATCACAACTGCAATGTAAAATGGGACCTGGTTTCATACATAACTTCCAAGAGATGACCTATCTCAAACCAACTTTCTGCGAGCATTGTGCTGGGTTT CTCTGGGGTATAATCAAGCAAGGCTACAAATGCAAAG ATTGTGGTGCCAACTGTCATAaacagtgcagagatctgctagTTCTAGCCTGCAGGAAATTTGCCAGAGGAACATCCCTGAGCAGTAACCATGGTTCTTTGCCCAATAGTCCATCATTGCCAGCTG tcCAAGATGAAGTATTTAATTTTCCCAGTGTAGCTCCACAAAACCAGGATCTAGTTAGCAGAGCAATCACACTTGTAACAGGCTCTTCTCAGAAGATTTCGGTCCATCTACAACGGGTGACAACGAGCCAGGCAACTCAGACAGAGCCACTATGGCACGAGCCTGGTTGGGGCGATTCAGGGTCCCACACATTTCCAAAAATGAAGTCTAAGTTCCATGGAAAATCAGGAAAGACTAAAGGTTTTGCAAAATGGGAGAATGAAAAACCCAGCATTCAAGCCAACATGGACATTCCAGTAGCAACTACAACACAGGGGTTGAATCAGAATGGAAATGAAACTTTGCTAGAAAGACAGGAAATGCAG GCCAGTTga
- the rasgrp3 gene encoding ras guanyl-releasing protein 3 isoform X1 — MRFWILEFPAEFNLDLGLVRLTEEFQELASHLGFEDHIHLLDISSIPSYDWMRRVTQRKRTSKKGKACLLFDHLEPIELAEHLTFLEHKSFRRISFTDYQSYVIHGCLDNNPTLERSIALFNGISKWVQLMVLSKPTPQQRAEVITKFINVAQKLRYLQNFNTLMAVVGGLSHSSISRLKETHSHLSSEVTKDWNEMTELVSSNGNYCNYRKAFADCVGFKIPILGVHLKDLIAVHVIFPDWIDENKVNIVKMQQLSVTLSELVSLQTASHHLEPNMDLINLLTLSLDLYHTEDDIYKLSLVLEPRTSKSQPTSPTTPNKPVVPLEWASGVIPKPDPSIINKHIQKLVESVFRNYDHDHDGYISQEDFESIAANFPFLDSFCVLDKDQDGLISKGEMMAYFLRAKSQLQCKMGPGFIHNFQEMTYLKPTFCEHCAGFLWGIIKQGYKCKDCGANCHKQCRDLLVLACRKFARGTSLSSNHGSLPNSPSLPAVQDEVFNFPSVAPQNQDLVSRAITLVTGSSQKISVHLQRVTTSQATQTEPLWHEPGWGDSGSHTFPKMKSKFHGKSGKTKGFAKWENEKPSIQANMDIPVATTTQGLNQNGNETLLERQEMQAS, encoded by the exons ATGAG ATTCTGGATTTTAGAATTTCCTGCAGAATTTAATCTGGACCTTGGTTTGGTTCGTCTTACTGAGGAGTTTCAAGAATTAGCCAGCCATCTAGGCTTCGAAGATCACATTCACCTTCTTGATATTTCTAGCAT CCCTTCTTATGACTGGATGCGAAGAGTCACACAAAGGAAAAGAACTTCAAAGAAGGGCAAAGCGTGCTTGCTCTTTGATCACCTGGAACCTATTGAACTTGCTGAGCATCTCACCTTTTTGGAGCATAAATCTTTCAGGAGAATCTCT TTTACAGATTATCAGAGTTACGTGATCCACGGCTGTCTTGATAACAACCCAACTCTGGAAAGATCAATTGCTTTATTTAATGGCATCTCTAAATGGGTCCAGCTGATGGTTCTTAGCAAGCCCACCCCACAGCAAAGAGCAGAGGTCATTACAAAATTCATCAATGTTGCACAG AAACTTCGGTATCTCCAAAATTTCAATACCCTGATGGCTGTCGTGGGAGGACTAAGTCATAGTTCTATTTCACGTCTCAAAGAAACACATTCTCACCTTTCTTCAGAAGTTACCAAG GATTGGAATGAAATGACTGAACTAGTCTCCTCCAACGGAAACTACTGCAACTACCGCAAAGCTTTTGCTGATTGTGTTGGCTTCAAAATCCCAATCTTAGGAGTCCATTTGAAGGACCTGATAGCAGTTCATGTCATATTTCCAGACTGGATCGATGAGAACAAAGTCAACATTGTGAAAATGCAGCAGCTTTCAGTCACCTTGAGCGAGCTGGTTTCCCTGCAGACTGCTTCTCACCATCTAGAACCAAACATGGACTTAATTAACCTGCTAACA CTTTCTCTGGATCTCTACCACACAGAAGATGATATCTACAAACTTTCCCTTGTGTTGGAACCAAGGACATCTAAATCA CAGCCTACCTCTCCAACAACCCCTAACAAACCTGTGGTGCCCCTTGAGTGGGCGTCTGGAGTAATACCAAAGCCTGATCCAAGCATAATCAACAAACATATCCAAAAGCTAGTTGAG TCTGTTTTTAGAAACTATGACCATGATCATGACGGCTATATTTCCCAAGAAGACTTTGAAAGTATAGCAGCTAATTTTCCTTTCTTGGACTCATTCTGTGTATTAGACAAAGATCA agatgGTCTTATCAGCAAAGGAGAAATGATGGCTTATTTTCTGAGGGCCAAATCACAACTGCAATGTAAAATGGGACCTGGTTTCATACATAACTTCCAAGAGATGACCTATCTCAAACCAACTTTCTGCGAGCATTGTGCTGGGTTT CTCTGGGGTATAATCAAGCAAGGCTACAAATGCAAAG ATTGTGGTGCCAACTGTCATAaacagtgcagagatctgctagTTCTAGCCTGCAGGAAATTTGCCAGAGGAACATCCCTGAGCAGTAACCATGGTTCTTTGCCCAATAGTCCATCATTGCCAGCTG tcCAAGATGAAGTATTTAATTTTCCCAGTGTAGCTCCACAAAACCAGGATCTAGTTAGCAGAGCAATCACACTTGTAACAGGCTCTTCTCAGAAGATTTCGGTCCATCTACAACGGGTGACAACGAGCCAGGCAACTCAGACAGAGCCACTATGGCACGAGCCTGGTTGGGGCGATTCAGGGTCCCACACATTTCCAAAAATGAAGTCTAAGTTCCATGGAAAATCAGGAAAGACTAAAGGTTTTGCAAAATGGGAGAATGAAAAACCCAGCATTCAAGCCAACATGGACATTCCAGTAGCAACTACAACACAGGGGTTGAATCAGAATGGAAATGAAACTTTGCTAGAAAGACAGGAAATGCAG GCCAGTTga
- the rasgrp3 gene encoding ras guanyl-releasing protein 3 isoform X2, whose translation MRFWILEFPAEFNLDLGLVRLTEEFQELASHLGFEDHIHLLDISSIPSYDWMRRVTQRKRTSKKGKACLLFDHLEPIELAEHLTFLEHKSFRRISFTDYQSYVIHGCLDNNPTLERSIALFNGISKWVQLMVLSKPTPQQRAEVITKFINVAQKLRYLQNFNTLMAVVGGLSHSSISRLKETHSHLSSEVTKDWNEMTELVSSNGNYCNYRKAFADCVGFKIPILGVHLKDLIAVHVIFPDWIDENKVNIVKMQQLSVTLSELVSLQTASHHLEPNMDLINLLTLSLDLYHTEDDIYKLSLVLEPRTSKSPTSPTTPNKPVVPLEWASGVIPKPDPSIINKHIQKLVESVFRNYDHDHDGYISQEDFESIAANFPFLDSFCVLDKDQDGLISKGEMMAYFLRAKSQLQCKMGPGFIHNFQEMTYLKPTFCEHCAGFLWGIIKQGYKCKDCGANCHKQCRDLLVLACRKFARGTSLSSNHGSLPNSPSLPAVQDEVFNFPSVAPQNQDLVSRAITLVTGSSQKISVHLQRVTTSQATQTEPLWHEPGWGDSGSHTFPKMKSKFHGKSGKTKGFAKWENEKPSIQANMDIPVATTTQGLNQNGNETLLERQEMQAS comes from the exons ATGAG ATTCTGGATTTTAGAATTTCCTGCAGAATTTAATCTGGACCTTGGTTTGGTTCGTCTTACTGAGGAGTTTCAAGAATTAGCCAGCCATCTAGGCTTCGAAGATCACATTCACCTTCTTGATATTTCTAGCAT CCCTTCTTATGACTGGATGCGAAGAGTCACACAAAGGAAAAGAACTTCAAAGAAGGGCAAAGCGTGCTTGCTCTTTGATCACCTGGAACCTATTGAACTTGCTGAGCATCTCACCTTTTTGGAGCATAAATCTTTCAGGAGAATCTCT TTTACAGATTATCAGAGTTACGTGATCCACGGCTGTCTTGATAACAACCCAACTCTGGAAAGATCAATTGCTTTATTTAATGGCATCTCTAAATGGGTCCAGCTGATGGTTCTTAGCAAGCCCACCCCACAGCAAAGAGCAGAGGTCATTACAAAATTCATCAATGTTGCACAG AAACTTCGGTATCTCCAAAATTTCAATACCCTGATGGCTGTCGTGGGAGGACTAAGTCATAGTTCTATTTCACGTCTCAAAGAAACACATTCTCACCTTTCTTCAGAAGTTACCAAG GATTGGAATGAAATGACTGAACTAGTCTCCTCCAACGGAAACTACTGCAACTACCGCAAAGCTTTTGCTGATTGTGTTGGCTTCAAAATCCCAATCTTAGGAGTCCATTTGAAGGACCTGATAGCAGTTCATGTCATATTTCCAGACTGGATCGATGAGAACAAAGTCAACATTGTGAAAATGCAGCAGCTTTCAGTCACCTTGAGCGAGCTGGTTTCCCTGCAGACTGCTTCTCACCATCTAGAACCAAACATGGACTTAATTAACCTGCTAACA CTTTCTCTGGATCTCTACCACACAGAAGATGATATCTACAAACTTTCCCTTGTGTTGGAACCAAGGACATCTAAATCA CCTACCTCTCCAACAACCCCTAACAAACCTGTGGTGCCCCTTGAGTGGGCGTCTGGAGTAATACCAAAGCCTGATCCAAGCATAATCAACAAACATATCCAAAAGCTAGTTGAG TCTGTTTTTAGAAACTATGACCATGATCATGACGGCTATATTTCCCAAGAAGACTTTGAAAGTATAGCAGCTAATTTTCCTTTCTTGGACTCATTCTGTGTATTAGACAAAGATCA agatgGTCTTATCAGCAAAGGAGAAATGATGGCTTATTTTCTGAGGGCCAAATCACAACTGCAATGTAAAATGGGACCTGGTTTCATACATAACTTCCAAGAGATGACCTATCTCAAACCAACTTTCTGCGAGCATTGTGCTGGGTTT CTCTGGGGTATAATCAAGCAAGGCTACAAATGCAAAG ATTGTGGTGCCAACTGTCATAaacagtgcagagatctgctagTTCTAGCCTGCAGGAAATTTGCCAGAGGAACATCCCTGAGCAGTAACCATGGTTCTTTGCCCAATAGTCCATCATTGCCAGCTG tcCAAGATGAAGTATTTAATTTTCCCAGTGTAGCTCCACAAAACCAGGATCTAGTTAGCAGAGCAATCACACTTGTAACAGGCTCTTCTCAGAAGATTTCGGTCCATCTACAACGGGTGACAACGAGCCAGGCAACTCAGACAGAGCCACTATGGCACGAGCCTGGTTGGGGCGATTCAGGGTCCCACACATTTCCAAAAATGAAGTCTAAGTTCCATGGAAAATCAGGAAAGACTAAAGGTTTTGCAAAATGGGAGAATGAAAAACCCAGCATTCAAGCCAACATGGACATTCCAGTAGCAACTACAACACAGGGGTTGAATCAGAATGGAAATGAAACTTTGCTAGAAAGACAGGAAATGCAG GCCAGTTga